From Marinobacter alexandrii, one genomic window encodes:
- a CDS encoding transposase, with the protein MSEKYKFNNPEGLYFVTSTIVHWIDLFTRKELKHIVIDSMKFCQNEKGLIVHAWCLMPSHLHMIVSANDQKLSDIFRDFKKFTSKAIIAELEQINESRKEWLLNAFRKSGEQLKRVKNHKVWQDGNQPKEIETSEFLDQKLAYVHNNPVEAQIVDEAEHYLFSSARDYSGYKGLLDVVLLE; encoded by the coding sequence ATGTCAGAAAAATATAAGTTTAATAACCCAGAAGGCCTATATTTTGTAACTAGTACTATTGTGCATTGGATTGATCTATTTACCAGAAAAGAGCTTAAGCATATAGTTATTGATTCAATGAAGTTCTGCCAGAATGAAAAAGGATTGATAGTGCATGCATGGTGTTTGATGCCTAGCCATTTACATATGATTGTTAGTGCCAATGATCAAAAGTTATCAGACATATTCAGAGATTTTAAGAAGTTCACTAGTAAAGCAATCATTGCTGAACTTGAACAAATAAATGAAAGTAGGAAAGAATGGTTATTAAACGCTTTTAGGAAATCCGGCGAACAATTAAAGAGAGTCAAAAACCATAAAGTATGGCAGGACGGCAATCAACCAAAAGAGATTGAAACAAGCGAATTTCTGGATCAAAAACTAGCATACGTACATAACAATCCAGTAGAAGCACAAATAGTAGATGAGGCAGAGCACTATTTATTTAGTTCTGCTAGAGACTATTCCGGATACAAAGGTTTATTAGATGTTGTTCTACTTGAATAG
- a CDS encoding Txe/YoeB family addiction module toxin yields the protein MNYILEFSDQALEDIEKHKKTGDQSVLKKIQRLLNELMEHPKTGTGQPEMLKHELAGLYSRRINRKHRLVYSIEEEIVTVYVLNAYSHYGDK from the coding sequence ATGAACTACATTTTAGAATTCTCAGATCAAGCATTAGAGGATATAGAAAAACACAAAAAGACAGGAGATCAATCTGTTTTAAAGAAGATACAGAGATTACTTAACGAATTAATGGAGCATCCCAAGACAGGAACGGGACAACCTGAAATGTTAAAACACGAATTGGCAGGGTTGTACTCAAGAAGGATTAACAGAAAACATAGGTTGGTCTACTCTATCGAAGAAGAAATAGTAACAGTATACGTTTTGAATGCATATTCTCATTACGGAGATAAATAA
- a CDS encoding LacI family DNA-binding transcriptional regulator, with protein sequence MKRQTITIKDIARELGISPSTVSRALKDHFEISEETKKAVKRVAKELNYQPNSLALSLRYSKSNTIGIIVPEIVHFFFSTVISGIEDIAQSKGYNVIITQSNESVEREMMNIQTLFNNRVDGVVVSLSKESFDYSHFEAMTQKGLPIVFFDRVPDTLETSKVTVDDFLGGFQATEHLLKQGYRKIAHLAGPKNLDITSERLKGFQKAHAEAGFEVDESLIIYDQASNESDAYAATHKLLESGKPDALFASNDLAAMGAIKAAQKHGKNVPQDFGVVGFSNWQFTALTNPSITTIEQPGFEMGQHAAELLIKQIDGGEEDVAFESMKLPTQLLARDSSRKV encoded by the coding sequence ATGAAAAGGCAGACTATAACCATCAAAGATATCGCTCGTGAATTAGGTATATCCCCCTCAACGGTATCGCGAGCTTTGAAGGATCATTTTGAGATCAGTGAGGAGACCAAGAAAGCCGTTAAGCGTGTTGCTAAAGAATTGAACTATCAACCCAACTCACTGGCGCTCAGTTTGAGGTACAGTAAGTCAAATACGATAGGTATCATCGTTCCCGAGATTGTTCACTTTTTCTTCTCCACCGTTATCAGTGGGATAGAGGATATTGCACAGAGTAAAGGATACAATGTGATCATCACGCAATCCAACGAATCGGTGGAGCGCGAAATGATGAATATTCAGACACTGTTTAACAATAGGGTAGATGGTGTTGTAGTTTCTTTATCCAAAGAGTCCTTTGATTATTCGCACTTTGAAGCAATGACTCAAAAAGGATTGCCGATTGTCTTTTTTGATCGTGTGCCAGATACCCTTGAAACAAGCAAGGTCACCGTGGATGATTTTCTGGGAGGTTTTCAAGCGACTGAACACTTGCTTAAGCAGGGGTATCGAAAGATTGCCCACTTGGCAGGTCCTAAAAACCTGGATATTACCAGTGAACGACTAAAAGGCTTTCAAAAAGCACATGCAGAAGCTGGTTTTGAGGTAGATGAAAGCTTAATTATCTATGATCAAGCATCTAATGAGAGTGATGCTTATGCAGCTACTCATAAGTTGTTAGAGTCTGGAAAACCTGATGCGTTATTTGCTTCGAATGATTTGGCTGCCATGGGCGCGATAAAAGCGGCACAGAAGCATGGTAAGAATGTACCACAAGATTTTGGAGTCGTTGGCTTCAGCAACTGGCAATTCACAGCACTGACTAATCCTTCGATAACCACGATTGAACAACCAGGCTTTGAGATGGGACAACATGCTGCGGAACTTCTGATTAAACAAATAGATGGGGGAGAAGAGGATGTCGCTTTTGAATCTATGAAGTTGCCAACTCAGCTGCTGGCGAGGGATTCGTCGAGAAAGGTATGA
- a CDS encoding alpha-amylase family glycosyl hydrolase has protein sequence MKSILTLFFITLISISAIGQTNITPTIEPAFFAADEEIIITFEATGTPLQSLNEAWMWMWVPGKGIDAPTNINPANSNTSVTDAAKFTRTTGASGEVFFSITLTPTDFLNTSKESIESIGMILKGNDWANGQTSDYITDINEGFTLIMDAPSGNYGFYETAQPIDISVRSSEVSTIEIFVDDVSISSDTDVNGLNTTHTIIDDGNVHIIKAEATNDSETVSTFYSYTLTPTPTNIPLPDGMMDGINYDTDHTTATLVLRAPEKEHVFVIGDFNDWSLSSDYLMNKDGEVWWLTLEGLTPGQEYIYQYLVDGDTKIADPYAEKISSPFDDPEIISDDRYTSLMSYPADQTTEAASYLQTNQSDFDWVAFDRPANEDLVIYELLIRDFTEERTYDAVTERLDYLADLGINALELMPVQEFEGNLSWGYNPAFMFAIDKYYGTELDLKTLINEAHKRGIAVILDIVLNHHFGRNSLVRLYNEGLYGAPTSSNPWFNVSAKHDFNVGYDMNHESDYTKDYSDRVISYWLEEYNVDGYRFDLSKGFTQKNSLGNIGLWGSYDASRVAIWKRIADIIWDQDPSAYVILEHFADNTEEKELAEYGMMLWGNMNGTYINAGRGSSTSLSQVYHENRGWSKPHLVSYMESHDEERLMWELQKSKDSNESIERAKLATAFFLTVPGPKMIWQFGEFGYDEELNNDRLGIKPTRWEYLEETNRKKLFDLYKSLIHLRTETDYISEEYFDWSASGFVKTINVQHPDVDIYVFGNFDRDAQDFTHKFSKTGTWYDYFTGESFEVTNANEEVTLGGGEWHIFTSELIDNYIEDGQITLGFNSENDFFVYPNPASRFIQVNLPFNDVEFSISDLSGKVIQTGRIEGHSKVNIESIRAGIYHITLSNSQFNLTKKVIIK, from the coding sequence ATGAAAAGCATACTCACCCTATTTTTCATTACACTGATTTCAATCTCAGCTATTGGTCAGACCAATATCACACCCACCATAGAACCAGCATTTTTTGCTGCAGATGAAGAAATAATCATCACATTTGAAGCAACGGGTACTCCACTTCAAAGTCTAAATGAAGCCTGGATGTGGATGTGGGTGCCTGGAAAAGGAATAGATGCACCAACGAATATCAACCCAGCAAATTCAAACACATCCGTAACGGATGCAGCGAAGTTCACGCGCACAACTGGCGCTTCAGGAGAAGTCTTTTTCTCTATCACTCTTACCCCCACTGATTTTTTGAATACTTCAAAAGAAAGTATAGAAAGCATTGGAATGATCTTAAAAGGAAATGATTGGGCAAATGGCCAAACATCTGATTATATCACAGATATAAACGAAGGGTTTACCCTCATCATGGATGCTCCTTCTGGTAATTATGGATTTTACGAAACTGCTCAACCCATTGATATTTCTGTGAGAAGCTCAGAAGTTTCAACCATAGAAATTTTTGTAGATGATGTATCTATCTCAAGCGATACAGATGTAAACGGGCTAAACACAACACATACCATCATTGATGATGGAAATGTGCACATCATCAAAGCTGAAGCAACGAACGATTCTGAAACTGTCAGTACATTCTATTCTTATACACTTACTCCTACCCCTACCAATATCCCCCTTCCGGATGGAATGATGGATGGAATCAACTATGATACGGACCACACCACAGCTACACTGGTCTTACGAGCACCGGAAAAAGAGCACGTTTTTGTCATTGGTGATTTTAATGATTGGTCACTCAGCAGTGATTATTTAATGAATAAAGACGGTGAAGTTTGGTGGCTCACACTAGAAGGATTGACCCCAGGTCAGGAATACATCTATCAATATTTAGTTGATGGAGATACGAAAATAGCAGATCCGTATGCAGAGAAAATATCTTCTCCATTTGATGATCCTGAAATCATTTCAGATGATCGATATACTAGCCTCATGAGTTATCCTGCTGATCAAACAACAGAAGCAGCTTCCTATCTTCAAACAAATCAATCTGATTTTGATTGGGTTGCATTTGACCGGCCTGCAAACGAAGATTTAGTTATTTACGAACTTCTTATCAGAGACTTTACTGAGGAAAGAACTTACGATGCAGTAACTGAAAGACTTGATTATCTCGCTGATCTAGGAATAAATGCATTGGAACTCATGCCCGTGCAAGAGTTTGAAGGAAATTTAAGTTGGGGCTACAACCCAGCATTCATGTTTGCCATTGATAAGTACTACGGTACAGAATTAGACTTGAAAACGCTCATCAATGAAGCTCACAAAAGAGGCATTGCTGTTATTCTCGATATTGTCCTCAATCATCACTTCGGAAGAAACTCATTGGTCAGACTCTACAATGAAGGTCTTTATGGAGCGCCTACTTCGTCCAACCCGTGGTTCAATGTCAGTGCAAAGCATGATTTCAATGTCGGCTATGACATGAACCATGAAAGTGATTACACAAAAGATTACTCAGATCGTGTGATATCTTATTGGTTAGAAGAATACAATGTTGACGGTTACAGATTTGACCTTTCCAAAGGATTCACACAGAAGAATTCGCTCGGAAATATTGGACTTTGGGGAAGTTATGATGCATCCAGGGTTGCCATATGGAAGCGAATTGCAGATATAATCTGGGATCAAGATCCTTCCGCTTACGTAATCTTGGAACATTTCGCAGACAATACAGAAGAAAAAGAGCTTGCTGAATACGGAATGATGCTCTGGGGAAATATGAACGGAACATACATCAATGCCGGGCGAGGTAGCTCCACATCTCTAAGTCAAGTCTATCACGAAAACAGAGGTTGGTCCAAACCACATTTGGTCAGCTACATGGAAAGCCATGACGAAGAACGCTTGATGTGGGAGTTGCAAAAAAGCAAAGACAGTAACGAATCCATCGAACGAGCAAAACTTGCGACTGCTTTCTTTTTAACCGTACCAGGACCCAAAATGATTTGGCAGTTTGGTGAATTTGGGTACGATGAAGAACTTAACAATGATCGATTGGGTATCAAACCTACTCGATGGGAATACTTGGAAGAAACAAACCGCAAAAAGCTTTTCGATCTTTACAAGTCACTCATCCACTTACGAACAGAAACGGATTACATTTCCGAGGAATACTTCGATTGGAGTGCCTCTGGATTTGTAAAAACCATCAACGTTCAACATCCAGATGTTGACATTTATGTGTTTGGAAACTTTGATAGGGATGCCCAGGATTTCACTCACAAATTTTCGAAAACCGGAACGTGGTATGACTATTTCACAGGTGAGTCTTTTGAGGTCACGAACGCCAATGAAGAAGTTACCTTAGGCGGTGGTGAGTGGCATATATTTACTTCAGAACTTATCGATAACTATATCGAAGATGGTCAGATTACCTTAGGCTTCAATAGTGAAAATGATTTCTTTGTTTATCCGAATCCAGCATCTCGCTTCATCCAGGTAAATCTCCCATTCAATGATGTTGAATTCAGCATCTCAGACTTATCAGGAAAAGTAATTCAGACAGGTAGAATTGAAGGTCATTCCAAAGTCAATATCGAATCAATAAGAGCTGGCATCTACCATATTACACTCTCCAATTCTCAGTTTAATCTTACAAAGAAGGTCATCATTAAGTAA
- a CDS encoding TonB-dependent receptor → MINRRSTQKITTVRTLLLLCLFLCSSTWLKAQQGTVSGTVIDAIDGTTLPGVTVQIKGTQNGVSTDLEGRFSLSVSSEDVLVFTYIGYKPVQQSVGQRTTIDIRMETDIQELSEIVVVGYGQVEKGDVTGVVNKISEKEFNNGVLTSPSSLIAGKVAGVQVISNDGAPGSGISIRIRGGTSLTAGNEPLYVVDGVPLENDGVAGVRNPLNFINPADIADITVLKDASSAAIYGSRGANGVVIITTKTGKPGKIQISYDGSYNIGFNGENVNMLNTAEFAFTVERKGPRNLEDLGTANTDWFDEVTQTAKGMNHNLGVSFGGKTNNGRVSLNYQDIDGLLKTDNIERISGAVNFNQNLLNDDLKIGINTKHSIITNRFAPNVIGSALAFDPTQAVFANDSTTGGYFEWPSSLAPRNPVAQIAQTFNIGQTKRNLIGANLNYSLPFMDGLSVKLNYAYDNSQGKSQQTNLINSKAGVQNGSFSTFEDSRTSNLFEAYLNYNTDLSFGKLDLIAGYSYQDFSRSVDRSLFKRDTVLLSDLAISDPSEFISGSKLNEIRPFLDEPLIFELENRLISFWGRANLSIQDKYLVTATVRRDGSTRFGERNRWGLFPSLAVGWRLIDEPFAEGLQNVMSNLKLRASFGITGNEEIGDYLYVNLYQPGDDRATYILGQDTINTFRPNAVDPDIKWEETQSLNFGIDYGFLNGRLYGSIDLYRKLTTDLLFNIAFPIGTLTGDRAVTNIGEMENKGIEFMINATVIDKPDLKFDLGFNAAYNKNEILKLDNSNLPDFQGYTTGGISGDVGQSIQILKVGFPANSFFVYEHKKDANGNPIPDGEDVNGDGLRNDLDMYVDQNEDDRINEDDLRPFKDPAPDLILGMTGNVSYKKFDLAFTFRGQIGGYVYNNVQSQYGAFEGVDNSFAPNNIHISAYENDFTERQLLSDIYVENASFLKLDNVTVGYTINQIKNVNARAYVTASNLLTITGYSGVDPEAGIGGIDNNLYPRSQTILVGVNLTF, encoded by the coding sequence ATGATTAATAGAAGAAGCACTCAAAAGATTACGACAGTAAGGACGCTACTACTTCTTTGCTTATTCCTCTGTTCTTCTACCTGGCTAAAAGCACAGCAGGGAACAGTATCCGGTACGGTGATTGATGCGATAGACGGCACTACTCTACCCGGTGTGACGGTACAAATAAAAGGAACACAAAATGGAGTATCAACTGACTTAGAGGGTCGGTTTTCATTATCCGTTTCATCCGAGGATGTATTGGTTTTCACATACATTGGATACAAGCCAGTACAACAATCTGTGGGTCAGCGTACCACCATTGACATAAGGATGGAAACAGATATCCAGGAACTATCCGAGATTGTGGTTGTAGGCTATGGTCAAGTAGAAAAAGGAGATGTCACGGGGGTGGTAAATAAGATCAGTGAAAAAGAATTTAATAATGGTGTGCTCACTTCACCTTCCAGTTTGATAGCTGGTAAAGTTGCTGGAGTACAAGTGATCTCCAATGATGGAGCACCAGGTTCAGGAATATCTATTCGAATAAGAGGCGGTACTTCTCTTACGGCTGGAAACGAACCTCTTTACGTTGTAGATGGCGTACCATTAGAAAATGATGGTGTGGCTGGCGTAAGGAATCCCCTAAACTTTATTAACCCAGCAGATATCGCAGATATCACTGTTTTAAAAGATGCCTCATCTGCTGCCATTTACGGTTCACGTGGTGCCAATGGTGTCGTTATCATCACGACGAAAACGGGAAAACCAGGAAAAATTCAAATTTCTTACGATGGTTCCTACAACATAGGTTTCAATGGGGAAAATGTGAATATGTTGAATACGGCTGAATTTGCCTTTACGGTCGAAAGGAAAGGACCAAGAAATCTGGAGGACTTAGGCACCGCAAATACGGATTGGTTTGATGAAGTAACACAAACCGCTAAGGGAATGAATCACAACCTAGGCGTTTCATTTGGCGGCAAGACAAACAATGGTCGAGTGTCTTTAAACTATCAAGACATTGATGGATTGCTCAAAACAGATAACATAGAGCGAATATCAGGCGCTGTTAACTTCAATCAAAACCTATTGAATGATGATCTGAAAATTGGAATCAATACCAAGCATAGTATTATCACGAATCGTTTTGCACCGAATGTAATTGGATCCGCTTTAGCGTTTGACCCAACACAAGCCGTTTTTGCCAATGACTCTACCACCGGTGGTTACTTTGAGTGGCCTAGTTCCCTGGCTCCAAGAAACCCAGTAGCGCAAATCGCCCAAACCTTCAACATCGGTCAAACAAAAAGAAATCTCATAGGAGCCAACCTAAATTACAGCCTACCATTTATGGATGGTCTGTCTGTAAAACTGAATTATGCTTATGATAACTCACAAGGAAAAAGTCAGCAAACAAATCTGATTAACTCCAAAGCAGGCGTTCAAAATGGTTCGTTTAGCACTTTTGAAGACTCAAGAACTAGCAATTTATTTGAAGCTTATTTGAACTACAACACTGACCTTTCTTTTGGAAAGCTGGATTTAATAGCTGGATATTCTTATCAGGATTTTTCCAGAAGTGTTGATAGATCGTTATTCAAACGCGACACTGTTTTGCTTTCAGATTTAGCAATCTCTGATCCTAGCGAGTTCATCAGCGGCAGTAAGTTGAATGAAATAAGGCCATTCTTAGATGAGCCATTAATCTTTGAATTAGAAAATAGGCTTATCTCATTTTGGGGACGAGCAAACCTTTCCATCCAAGACAAATACCTTGTAACAGCAACAGTCAGAAGAGATGGGAGTACACGATTTGGGGAAAGAAACAGATGGGGACTCTTTCCGTCATTGGCAGTAGGCTGGAGGTTGATTGATGAACCATTTGCAGAGGGTCTACAAAATGTAATGTCTAACCTGAAGCTTAGAGCAAGCTTTGGCATTACAGGAAATGAAGAAATAGGTGATTACTTGTATGTCAATCTTTACCAACCAGGCGATGATCGTGCAACTTACATCCTTGGACAGGATACGATAAATACATTCAGACCTAATGCTGTAGATCCCGACATTAAATGGGAGGAAACCCAATCCCTTAACTTCGGAATAGATTATGGATTTCTCAACGGTAGATTGTATGGATCAATTGACTTATACAGAAAGTTGACGACTGATCTTCTATTCAATATCGCATTTCCAATTGGAACATTGACAGGAGACCGAGCGGTAACGAATATTGGGGAAATGGAAAATAAGGGAATTGAATTTATGATTAATGCGACGGTGATTGATAAACCTGATTTGAAATTTGATTTAGGCTTCAACGCAGCATATAATAAAAACGAGATATTAAAACTTGACAACTCAAACCTCCCCGATTTTCAAGGTTATACAACTGGTGGTATTTCAGGAGATGTAGGACAATCTATTCAGATATTGAAAGTAGGGTTTCCGGCAAACTCTTTCTTCGTGTATGAACATAAGAAAGACGCAAACGGAAATCCAATTCCCGATGGTGAAGATGTAAATGGTGATGGGTTGCGAAACGATCTGGATATGTACGTTGATCAAAATGAGGATGATCGAATCAATGAGGATGACCTAAGGCCATTTAAAGATCCTGCCCCGGATTTGATCTTAGGGATGACCGGGAACGTAAGCTATAAAAAATTCGATCTGGCATTTACTTTTAGAGGACAGATTGGCGGGTATGTCTACAACAATGTGCAGTCTCAATATGGCGCTTTTGAAGGGGTAGATAATTCGTTTGCCCCTAACAACATTCATATCTCCGCTTATGAAAATGATTTCACGGAAAGACAGCTGCTGTCGGATATTTATGTTGAAAATGCCTCATTCCTAAAACTTGACAATGTAACTGTTGGTTACACCATCAATCAAATTAAAAATGTAAATGCTCGTGCATATGTCACAGCATCTAACTTGTTGACTATTACTGGATATTCAGGCGTTGACCCTGAAGCTGGTATCGGTGGAATAGATAATAATCTTTACCCTCGATCTCAGACAATCTTAGTTGGCGTAAATCTTACTTTCTAA
- a CDS encoding RagB/SusD family nutrient uptake outer membrane protein, whose product MKKILSISILLVFIGCTDLDLEPKNGSVESVAFANFEGYQSYIAKVYASLSITGQQGAAGQPDLSIINDEGFSSYLRVWWKAQELTTDEAIIAWTDSGIRDLHNHSWGADNQFVRVLYYRLFFTISLANDFIRVASELPDGLSSDEIATIDQFVAEARFIRAFSYWHALDHFRNITLITSITSDLPLQVEPEVVFDFIETELNEIEDSLLPAGQANHDYGRVDQAAAWMLKAKLYLNAQVYIGEDRFADCITEANKVIDANVYSLAPNYQELFMADNHVRTDEVIWPIVHDGLVSQTWGGTTTIIRASIGGAMQDDMKNGVPSSDEAESDYGVPDGWEGYRTTSAFVSLFPGAATNNGNSADGRAIFFTEEQSLEISDIGEFTDGWAVPKFTNIEASTGRRAPGVDQVSTDYPVFRLAEAYLMLAEAQVSSAAGSIDGTTLGYLNALRARAYGDNSGDVTIADVDLDWILDERGRELYLEATRRTDLIRHKKFTGGDYIWPWKGGVEEGTSTLSHLDIFPIPSSDLIANPKLDQNDDY is encoded by the coding sequence ATGAAAAAGATACTTTCAATTTCAATTTTACTAGTCTTCATAGGTTGTACCGATCTTGACCTGGAACCAAAAAATGGATCCGTAGAGTCTGTTGCATTTGCTAATTTTGAAGGCTACCAGTCCTACATCGCTAAGGTGTATGCATCACTTTCTATCACAGGGCAACAAGGCGCAGCAGGTCAACCTGATCTTTCTATCATCAATGATGAAGGATTTTCAAGCTATTTAAGAGTTTGGTGGAAAGCGCAGGAGCTAACTACAGATGAGGCAATCATTGCGTGGACGGATTCGGGCATTAGAGATCTCCACAATCACAGTTGGGGTGCCGACAATCAATTTGTTAGAGTTCTTTATTACAGATTATTTTTCACCATCTCTCTAGCTAATGACTTCATTAGAGTTGCAAGCGAATTACCAGATGGTTTATCTTCAGATGAGATAGCTACAATAGATCAGTTTGTTGCTGAGGCGAGATTTATTAGAGCATTTTCCTATTGGCACGCGCTTGATCATTTTAGAAATATAACGCTCATTACTTCAATTACTTCTGATCTACCTCTACAGGTAGAACCTGAAGTCGTATTTGATTTTATTGAAACAGAACTAAATGAAATTGAAGATTCACTGCTTCCAGCAGGTCAGGCAAATCACGACTATGGCAGAGTTGATCAAGCTGCAGCCTGGATGTTAAAGGCAAAGCTTTACCTAAATGCTCAGGTGTATATTGGAGAAGATCGATTTGCCGATTGCATTACAGAAGCAAACAAAGTAATTGATGCCAATGTCTACAGCCTGGCTCCTAATTATCAGGAATTGTTCATGGCGGACAATCATGTAAGAACAGATGAAGTTATTTGGCCAATTGTCCATGATGGGTTAGTCTCCCAAACATGGGGTGGTACAACAACCATAATAAGAGCCAGTATAGGTGGTGCCATGCAAGACGACATGAAAAATGGAGTTCCATCATCAGATGAAGCCGAAAGTGATTACGGTGTGCCAGATGGATGGGAAGGATATCGTACGACTAGTGCCTTCGTTAGTCTTTTTCCAGGCGCGGCTACCAATAATGGAAATAGTGCAGATGGCAGAGCTATATTTTTCACAGAAGAGCAATCGCTTGAGATTTCTGATATAGGAGAATTTACGGATGGTTGGGCTGTCCCAAAATTTACGAACATAGAAGCTTCAACTGGCCGAAGAGCTCCAGGAGTGGATCAGGTAAGTACTGACTATCCTGTATTTAGACTTGCAGAAGCCTATTTAATGCTTGCAGAAGCTCAGGTCAGCTCAGCGGCTGGATCAATTGACGGTACAACTCTCGGGTACCTTAATGCACTTCGAGCAAGAGCTTATGGCGATAATAGTGGAGATGTCACGATCGCAGATGTAGATCTTGACTGGATCTTAGATGAAAGAGGCAGAGAATTATACTTGGAGGCAACCAGGCGAACAGACCTGATCCGTCACAAAAAATTTACAGGTGGTGATTACATCTGGCCATGGAAAGGTGGCGTGGAAGAAGGCACTTCAACACTAAGCCATTTGGATATTTTTCCAATTCCTTCTTCGGATTTAATTGCCAATCCTAAACTTGACCAAAACGACGATTATTAA